The following are encoded in a window of Kitasatospora sp. NBC_01250 genomic DNA:
- a CDS encoding ParB/RepB/Spo0J family partition protein, whose amino-acid sequence MTALPVHALPPAAPVGAVQLLPIAALRPADSPRAVAEDAGHLRALSTTEGALPPITVHRPSMRIIDGTHRVRAAHLRGRSHIEARFFDGTADDAFVLAVESNVSHGLALTLAERSAAAERILASHPHWSDRAIASSTGLSAHTVASLRRTAPEAQPAARIGRDGKVRPLNTAQSRREAGRLLTGSPTVSLREVARRTGLAPATVRDVRDRLQRGEDPVPPQQAGTAAPQPAPAPPAPPPAPPAEELAALHRNLCRDPALRHTERGRQLLRLLGVALLPGADWSALAATVPAHRTRAVAELARACARGWESFAQAESAAASAAGGRPGW is encoded by the coding sequence ATGACCGCCCTGCCCGTTCACGCGCTGCCGCCCGCCGCACCCGTCGGCGCGGTCCAGCTGCTCCCGATCGCCGCGCTGCGCCCGGCCGACTCGCCGCGTGCCGTCGCCGAGGACGCCGGGCACCTGCGCGCGCTGAGCACCACCGAGGGCGCGCTGCCGCCGATCACGGTGCACCGGCCCTCGATGCGGATCATCGACGGCACCCACCGGGTCCGCGCGGCCCACCTGCGGGGCCGCAGCCACATCGAGGCGCGGTTCTTCGACGGCACCGCGGACGACGCCTTCGTGCTGGCCGTGGAGTCCAACGTCAGCCACGGGCTGGCCCTCACGCTCGCCGAGCGCTCCGCCGCCGCCGAGCGGATCCTCGCCTCCCACCCGCACTGGTCGGACCGCGCCATCGCCTCGTCCACCGGCCTGTCCGCGCACACCGTCGCGAGCCTGCGCCGCACCGCGCCCGAGGCGCAGCCCGCGGCCCGGATCGGCCGTGACGGCAAGGTCCGCCCGCTGAACACCGCCCAGAGCCGCCGCGAGGCGGGCCGGCTGCTGACCGGCTCGCCGACCGTCTCGCTGCGCGAGGTCGCCCGCCGCACCGGCCTGGCCCCCGCCACCGTCCGCGACGTCCGCGACCGCCTGCAGCGCGGCGAGGACCCGGTCCCGCCCCAACAGGCCGGCACCGCGGCGCCGCAACCCGCTCCGGCGCCGCCCGCACCGCCGCCCGCCCCGCCGGCCGAGGAACTCGCCGCGCTGCACCGCAACCTCTGCCGCGACCCGGCCCTGCGCCACACCGAGCGGGGCCGCCAGCTGCTGCGCCTGCTCGGTGTCGCCCTGCTGCCCGGCGCCGACTGGTCCGCCCTGGCCGCCACCGTCCCGGCGCACCGCACCCGGGCGGTGGCGGAGCTGGCCCGCGCGTGCGCGCGCGGCTGGGAGTCCTTCGCGCAGGCGGAGTCCGCGGCGGCTAGCGCGGCGGGTGGGCGTCCGGGGTGGTGA
- a CDS encoding class I SAM-dependent methyltransferase — protein MSEQTDQYAAIGERYSDFKDTAPLAGPEQHNVLKHLGELHGARVLDLACGHGHYTRLIKAAGAAEVLGVDLSPVMVDLARDLERERPLGISYQAADAVELPRLGSFDLVSAVWLLNYATTEEELTRMLAGIHRNLAPGGRFVAVAVWPEFDPAGPRWDEYGLRVVGEQRDGERGVLVTDLIGTETSTITTSRWTRAAFARCLAAAGFESFDWHRPEVPAEAVARFGDAFWDNYRANPVPGLLVGTRAASPDSAALLAAAGRLAEDLAGGSWAPNELERTLARRLVTASAGTGLLTVAALRAVFWEGSEAFPRENGGRLAGLLAAVLPVVEADGLDPAVAAVLDLLRQLEH, from the coding sequence ATGAGTGAGCAGACCGACCAGTATGCGGCGATCGGCGAGCGGTACTCCGACTTCAAGGACACCGCCCCCCTGGCCGGCCCCGAGCAGCACAACGTGCTCAAGCACCTCGGCGAGCTGCACGGCGCCCGGGTGCTGGACCTCGCCTGCGGGCACGGCCACTACACCCGGCTGATCAAGGCGGCGGGCGCGGCCGAGGTGCTCGGCGTCGACCTCTCGCCGGTCATGGTCGACCTGGCCCGCGACCTGGAGCGGGAACGGCCGCTCGGCATCTCCTACCAGGCGGCCGACGCCGTCGAGCTGCCCCGGCTGGGCAGCTTCGACCTGGTCAGCGCGGTGTGGCTGCTCAACTACGCCACCACCGAGGAGGAGCTGACCCGGATGCTGGCCGGCATCCACCGCAACCTGGCCCCCGGCGGACGGTTCGTCGCCGTCGCCGTGTGGCCGGAGTTCGACCCGGCCGGCCCGCGCTGGGACGAGTACGGCCTGCGGGTGGTCGGCGAGCAGCGGGACGGCGAGCGCGGCGTCCTGGTCACCGACCTGATCGGCACCGAGACCTCCACCATCACCACCTCGCGCTGGACCCGGGCGGCCTTCGCCCGCTGCCTGGCCGCCGCCGGGTTCGAGTCCTTCGACTGGCACCGGCCCGAGGTGCCCGCCGAGGCCGTGGCCCGCTTCGGCGACGCCTTCTGGGACAACTACCGGGCCAACCCGGTGCCGGGCCTGCTGGTCGGCACCCGGGCGGCGAGCCCGGACTCCGCCGCCCTGCTGGCCGCGGCCGGCCGGCTGGCCGAGGACCTGGCCGGCGGCAGCTGGGCGCCCAACGAGCTGGAGCGCACCCTGGCCCGACGCCTGGTCACCGCCTCGGCCGGCACCGGCCTGCTGACGGTGGCCGCCCTGCGCGCCGTCTTCTGGGAGGGCTCCGAGGCCTTCCCGCGGGAGAACGGCGGCCGGCTGGCGGGCCTGCTCGCCGCGGTCCTGCCGGTCGTCGAGGCCGACGGGCTCGACCCGGCGGTGGCGGCGGTGCTCGACCTGCTGCGGCAGCTGGAGCACTGA
- a CDS encoding amidase — protein MSSPESLRELDGHAQADLVRRGELTESELLRYAVERIERYDGRLGALAVTAFDQALAEAARAERAAGQRAKEGTKERTGPLHGVPFLLKDLGPTVAGLEATMGSRFLAGFTPRQGSELTDRFRSAGLRVLGKSRTAEFGVLPTTEPVAQGPTRNPWDPTRSAGGSSGGAAAAVAAGLVPVAHANDAGGSIRIPASNCGVFGLKPTRARTPLGPAVGDLMNGLAAEHVVSRSVRDSAAVLDAIAGPAPGDPYWAPPIAGRFAQAVRQGPDRPLRIAYTTRPGTGPLDPACATAVLDAAKLCADLGHQVGEAAPEVAFAELVDPFLVLWAAGVSSAITSYAQLSGRIPSADRFEELTWQLYQQGRTLSASQYLLAVGTLQRAARSIAGFYQSYDVLLSPVTAWPAPELGTFAIGSPDQQLMRAIEFCHETPLANLTGQPAMSVPLHWTEAGLPIGVHATGRFGDEATLFALAAELETAQPWADRLPALAHLRSES, from the coding sequence ATGTCCTCCCCGGAGAGTCTGCGCGAGCTGGACGGTCACGCCCAGGCGGACCTGGTCCGCCGCGGCGAGCTGACCGAGAGCGAGTTGCTGCGGTACGCCGTCGAACGCATCGAGCGGTACGACGGACGGCTCGGTGCGCTCGCGGTGACCGCCTTCGACCAGGCGCTCGCCGAGGCGGCCCGAGCCGAACGGGCCGCCGGGCAGCGCGCCAAGGAAGGCACCAAGGAGCGCACCGGTCCGCTGCACGGCGTGCCGTTCCTGCTCAAGGACCTCGGGCCCACCGTGGCCGGCCTGGAGGCCACCATGGGATCGCGGTTCCTGGCCGGCTTCACGCCGCGCCAGGGCAGCGAGCTGACCGACCGCTTCCGCTCCGCCGGGCTGCGGGTGCTCGGCAAGAGCAGGACCGCCGAGTTCGGGGTGCTGCCCACCACCGAACCGGTCGCCCAGGGCCCGACCCGCAACCCCTGGGACCCGACCCGCAGCGCGGGCGGCTCCAGCGGCGGCGCGGCGGCGGCCGTGGCGGCGGGCCTGGTGCCCGTCGCGCACGCCAACGACGCGGGCGGCTCGATCCGGATCCCGGCGTCCAACTGCGGAGTCTTCGGCCTCAAGCCCACCCGGGCGCGCACCCCGCTGGGGCCGGCCGTCGGCGACCTGATGAACGGCCTGGCCGCCGAGCACGTGGTCAGCCGCTCGGTGCGGGACAGCGCGGCGGTGCTCGACGCGATCGCCGGGCCCGCCCCCGGTGACCCGTACTGGGCGCCGCCGATCGCCGGACGGTTCGCCCAGGCGGTCCGCCAGGGGCCGGACCGTCCGCTGCGGATCGCCTACACCACCCGCCCCGGCACCGGCCCGCTCGACCCGGCCTGCGCCACCGCCGTGCTGGACGCGGCCAAGCTCTGCGCGGACCTGGGCCACCAGGTCGGCGAGGCCGCGCCGGAGGTCGCCTTCGCCGAACTGGTCGACCCGTTCCTGGTGCTGTGGGCCGCCGGGGTCTCCTCGGCGATCACCTCCTACGCCCAGCTCAGCGGCCGGATCCCGAGCGCGGACCGGTTCGAGGAGCTGACCTGGCAGCTCTACCAGCAGGGCCGCACCCTCAGCGCCTCCCAGTACCTGCTGGCGGTCGGCACCCTGCAACGCGCCGCCCGCTCGATCGCCGGCTTCTACCAGTCCTACGACGTCCTGCTGTCGCCGGTGACCGCCTGGCCGGCGCCGGAGCTCGGCACCTTCGCGATCGGGAGTCCCGATCAACAGCTCATGCGGGCCATCGAGTTCTGCCACGAGACCCCGCTGGCCAACCTGACCGGCCAGCCCGCCATGTCGGTCCCACTGCACTGGACCGAGGCCGGGCTGCCGATCGGGGTGCACGCCACCGGCCGCTTCGGCGACGAGGCCACCCTGTTCGCCCTGGCGGCCGAGCTCGAAACCGCCCAGCCCTGGGCCGACCGCCTGCCGGCGCTCGCCCACCTGCGATCGGAGAGCTAG
- a CDS encoding AMP-binding protein has translation MRAVDQALSEFGESERPLVRVLDEHGATVARHSYREITRAARALADRLALAPGLRVGVICGNTPEFVVADLALLALRATEIPVPLAFSREQAAGLLESADLCLVDAQGAARLAEWGLGAVLPSGCRVVLATLDGGSAPWHPNAVEEPDEEWICKIIHTSGTTSRPKGVRIRAAGIGALIDSLHTAMPARAFGAYLSLVPFSLLIEQVTGLYLVLLDGGCVTLLPPGSALVGTSAGAVESALPQLAAARPTAVVATPALAAALADAAGRARRAGLPVSRTLFGTEQPPLICCGGAPVHPDTLHELDGHGIAVHEGYGLSENSSVVSWNTPAARRIGTVGRPLAHVRVRLAEDGELLVASSSLFAGYTRPDPSSCAVVDGWLHTGDLAAIDEDGYLTITGRKKNIIITAAGRNIAPEWVEAQYARLPFVRAVGVVGNDLPALHGLFVIDPATDPAEAADAITAFGAEHLSAVERVAELHLLRADQDGYRRYFTVTGRPVRAAITADLALLATTRPSTRPSTRGTTRGTTTPDTDKGTAMATTRPDVRPYGTGTGKLVQPAPGRTTLADLDPRQTIDLLAESGFLVLRGFDPSIEDFSLFVKQHSDRVTLDPARSFHGGDVAQKVDAGTDELGLHIENGNSPFIPDLTWFLCEKAAASGSQTTVCDGYRVWDAATEADRAAFAQDIVYARRVEEAKWRQFVVHQLGGVKTVEEVTFADFQQLAAVGGEGTTVTELPDGAVHYAFRTPAARPTLFGARLSWANSIFGPSFNYEKPTITFADGSELPAGLVERLKELTDELTEELDWQDGDVVLVDNTRVMHGRRAITDPARTIYNAQSYLRRELLATDEA, from the coding sequence GTGCGGGCCGTTGACCAGGCGCTGAGTGAATTCGGGGAGAGCGAGCGGCCGTTGGTGCGGGTGCTGGACGAGCACGGGGCGACCGTGGCCCGGCACAGCTACCGCGAGATCACCCGGGCGGCCCGCGCACTGGCCGACCGCCTCGCACTCGCACCGGGCCTGCGGGTCGGGGTGATCTGCGGCAACACCCCCGAATTCGTGGTCGCCGACCTGGCCTTGCTCGCGTTACGGGCCACCGAGATCCCGGTGCCGCTGGCCTTCAGCCGCGAGCAGGCCGCCGGGCTGCTCGAATCCGCGGACCTCTGCCTGGTGGACGCGCAGGGTGCGGCCCGGCTCGCCGAGTGGGGCCTGGGCGCGGTGCTGCCCTCGGGCTGCCGGGTGGTGCTGGCCACGCTCGACGGCGGGTCCGCCCCGTGGCACCCGAACGCGGTCGAGGAGCCGGACGAGGAGTGGATCTGCAAGATCATCCACACCTCCGGTACCACCTCGCGGCCCAAGGGCGTGCGGATCCGGGCCGCCGGCATCGGCGCGCTGATCGACTCGCTGCACACCGCGATGCCCGCCAGGGCGTTCGGCGCCTACCTCTCGCTCGTCCCGTTCAGCCTGCTGATCGAGCAGGTCACCGGCCTCTACCTGGTGCTGCTGGACGGCGGCTGCGTCACCCTGCTGCCGCCCGGCTCCGCCCTGGTCGGCACCAGCGCGGGCGCGGTGGAGAGCGCGCTGCCGCAGCTGGCCGCCGCCCGGCCCACCGCCGTGGTCGCCACCCCGGCGCTGGCCGCCGCGCTGGCGGACGCCGCCGGGCGCGCCCGGCGGGCCGGACTGCCGGTCAGTCGGACCCTGTTCGGCACCGAGCAGCCCCCGCTGATCTGCTGCGGCGGTGCGCCCGTGCACCCCGACACGCTGCACGAGCTGGACGGCCACGGGATCGCCGTCCACGAGGGCTACGGGCTCTCCGAGAACAGCTCGGTGGTCAGCTGGAACACCCCGGCGGCGCGCCGGATCGGCACGGTGGGCCGCCCGCTGGCGCACGTGCGGGTCCGGCTCGCCGAGGACGGCGAACTGCTGGTCGCCAGCAGCTCGTTGTTCGCCGGCTACACCAGGCCCGACCCCTCCAGCTGCGCCGTCGTCGACGGCTGGCTGCACACCGGCGACCTCGCCGCGATCGACGAGGACGGCTACCTGACCATCACCGGACGCAAGAAGAACATCATCATCACGGCCGCCGGGCGCAACATCGCCCCCGAATGGGTCGAGGCGCAGTACGCCCGGCTCCCGTTCGTGCGCGCCGTCGGCGTGGTCGGCAACGACCTGCCCGCGCTGCACGGCCTGTTCGTCATCGACCCCGCCACCGACCCGGCCGAGGCCGCGGACGCGATCACCGCCTTCGGAGCCGAGCACCTGTCCGCGGTCGAACGCGTCGCGGAACTCCACCTGCTCCGCGCCGACCAGGACGGCTACCGCCGCTACTTCACCGTCACCGGGCGGCCGGTGCGGGCCGCGATCACCGCCGACCTCGCGCTGCTGGCGACCACCCGGCCCAGCACCCGGCCCAGCACCCGGGGCACCACCAGGGGCACCACCACACCCGACACCGACAAGGGGACAGCCATGGCCACCACCCGACCGGACGTGCGGCCCTACGGGACCGGCACCGGCAAGCTCGTCCAGCCCGCCCCGGGCCGCACCACCCTGGCCGATCTCGACCCGCGGCAGACCATCGACCTGCTCGCCGAGTCCGGCTTCCTGGTGCTGCGCGGCTTCGACCCCTCGATCGAGGACTTCTCGCTCTTCGTCAAGCAGCACTCCGACCGTGTGACCCTGGACCCGGCCCGCTCCTTCCACGGCGGCGACGTCGCGCAGAAGGTCGACGCCGGCACCGACGAGCTCGGCCTGCACATCGAGAACGGCAACAGCCCCTTCATCCCCGACCTGACCTGGTTCCTCTGCGAGAAGGCCGCCGCCTCCGGCTCGCAGACCACGGTCTGCGACGGCTACCGGGTCTGGGACGCCGCCACCGAGGCCGACCGGGCCGCCTTCGCCCAGGACATCGTCTACGCCCGCCGGGTCGAGGAGGCCAAGTGGCGGCAGTTCGTGGTGCACCAGCTCGGCGGGGTCAAGACCGTCGAGGAGGTCACCTTCGCCGACTTCCAGCAGCTGGCCGCGGTCGGCGGCGAGGGCACCACGGTCACCGAACTGCCGGACGGCGCCGTGCACTACGCCTTCCGCACCCCCGCCGCCCGCCCCACCCTGTTCGGCGCCCGGCTCTCCTGGGCGAACAGCATCTTCGGCCCGTCCTTCAACTACGAGAAGCCGACCATCACCTTCGCCGACGGCAGCGAGCTGCCCGCCGGGCTGGTCGAGCGGCTCAAGGAGCTCACCGACGAGCTGACTGAGGAGCTGGACTGGCAGGACGGTGACGTCGTGCTGGTCGACAACACCCGGGTGATGCACGGCCGGCGCGCCATCACCGACCCGGCCCGCACCATCTACAACGCACAGAGCTACCTGCGCCGCGAGCTGCTGGCGACCGACGAGGCCTGA
- a CDS encoding FAD/NAD(P)-binding protein, giving the protein MSGQHAQLCIVGAGPRGLSVLERLCAQLSSGEGGADVTVHIVDPHPPGAGAVWRTDQSPHLLMNTVASQVTVFTDDSVELAGPVLPGPSLYEWARFLTLMGPVDESFASSTEEVLAEAKRLGPDDYPTRALYGRYLRWAFDRVCGTAPAGVTVQVHASRAVALDDTGETQRLRLADGTVLSDLSAVVLALGHTAARPGETERRLTAFADTHGLAYLTPANPADLDLSFIVPGETVLLRGLGLNFFDHLTLLTQGRGGRFEHRDGRLVYLPSGREPRLVAGSRRGVPYHSRGANEKGPHGRYYPRLLTVEHVTALRKRAAAGDPVDFRAEIWPLVAREVESVYYEALLRRAGRAAEAGPLAERYLTAGTAAEQQAVLDAFAVPAAERWDWQLIARPYQGREFASAAEYRSWLLDYLGRDLANAAQGNVSGPVKAALDVLRDLRNEIRLAVDHAGLHGASHHGDLDRWYTPLNAFLSIGPPASRIAEMIALIEAGVLEVLGPDLAVEADGASGTFLASALGAGGGTVAARVLIEARLPEPDLRRTADPLLAQLLATGQIAPYRIPGLDGVPGHQTGGVAVTPRPYHVLDARGRAHPRRFAYGVPTESVHWATAAGIRPGVNSVTLGDSDAIASALASLVRASVAAPLAEARA; this is encoded by the coding sequence ATGAGCGGGCAGCACGCACAGCTGTGCATCGTCGGCGCCGGGCCGCGCGGGCTCTCCGTGCTGGAGCGGCTCTGCGCCCAGCTCTCCTCCGGCGAGGGCGGGGCCGACGTCACCGTGCACATCGTGGACCCCCACCCGCCGGGCGCCGGCGCGGTCTGGCGCACCGACCAGAGCCCGCACCTGCTGATGAACACCGTGGCCTCGCAGGTGACCGTCTTCACCGACGACTCGGTGGAGCTGGCCGGCCCGGTGCTGCCCGGACCGAGCCTCTACGAGTGGGCCCGGTTCCTGACCCTGATGGGGCCGGTGGACGAGTCCTTCGCCAGCAGCACCGAGGAGGTGCTGGCCGAGGCCAAGCGGCTGGGCCCCGACGACTACCCGACCCGCGCGCTCTACGGGCGCTACCTGCGCTGGGCCTTCGACCGGGTCTGCGGCACCGCCCCGGCCGGGGTCACCGTGCAGGTGCACGCCTCGCGCGCGGTGGCGCTGGACGACACGGGGGAGACCCAGCGGCTGCGGCTGGCCGACGGCACCGTGCTGTCGGACCTGTCCGCCGTGGTGCTGGCCCTCGGCCACACCGCCGCCCGCCCGGGGGAGACCGAGCGGCGGCTGACCGCCTTCGCCGACACCCACGGCCTGGCGTACCTGACCCCCGCCAACCCTGCCGACCTGGACCTGTCCTTCATCGTGCCCGGCGAGACGGTGCTGCTGCGCGGCCTCGGGCTCAACTTCTTCGACCACCTGACGCTGCTCACCCAGGGTCGCGGCGGCCGCTTCGAGCACCGGGACGGCCGGCTGGTCTACCTGCCCTCGGGCCGCGAGCCGAGGCTGGTGGCCGGCTCCCGGCGCGGCGTGCCCTACCACTCGCGCGGCGCCAACGAGAAGGGACCGCACGGGCGTTACTACCCGCGGCTGCTCACCGTCGAGCACGTCACCGCCTTGCGCAAGCGCGCGGCGGCGGGCGATCCGGTGGACTTCCGCGCCGAGATCTGGCCGCTGGTGGCCCGGGAGGTGGAGAGCGTCTACTACGAGGCGCTGCTGCGCCGGGCGGGCCGCGCCGCCGAGGCCGGGCCGCTGGCCGAGCGCTACCTGACGGCCGGGACCGCGGCCGAGCAGCAGGCGGTGCTGGACGCCTTCGCGGTGCCCGCCGCCGAGCGCTGGGACTGGCAGCTGATCGCCCGCCCGTACCAGGGACGGGAGTTCGCCTCCGCCGCCGAGTACCGCAGCTGGCTGCTCGACTACCTCGGCCGTGACCTGGCGAACGCCGCCCAGGGCAACGTCAGCGGTCCGGTCAAGGCCGCCCTGGACGTGCTGCGCGACCTGCGCAACGAGATCCGGCTGGCGGTCGACCACGCGGGCCTGCACGGCGCCTCGCACCACGGCGACCTGGACCGCTGGTACACCCCGCTCAACGCCTTCCTCTCGATCGGCCCGCCCGCCTCGCGGATCGCCGAGATGATCGCGCTGATCGAGGCCGGGGTGCTGGAGGTGCTCGGCCCGGACCTGGCCGTCGAAGCCGACGGTGCGTCAGGAACCTTCCTGGCCAGTGCACTCGGCGCCGGCGGTGGGACGGTCGCGGCCCGGGTGCTGATCGAGGCCCGGCTGCCCGAGCCGGACCTGCGCCGCACCGCCGACCCGCTGCTCGCCCAGCTGCTCGCCACCGGCCAGATCGCCCCCTACCGGATCCCCGGGCTGGACGGCGTCCCCGGTCACCAGACCGGCGGGGTCGCGGTCACCCCGCGCCCGTACCACGTCCTCGACGCGCGCGGGCGGGCGCATCCGCGCCGCTTCGCCTACGGGGTGCCGACCGAGTCGGTGCACTGGGCGACCGCCGCCGGGATCCGGCCGGGCGTCAACTCCGTGACGCTGGGCGACTCCGACGCGATCGCGAGCGCGCTGGCCTCGCTGGTCCGGGCCTCGGTCGCCGCACCGCTCGCCGAGGCGCGGGCGTGA
- a CDS encoding alkene reductase codes for MSSSPTLHTPLTAGTLALANRVVMAPMTRNRADAAGVPTALMARYYAQRASAGLIITEGARISPTGHGPVGQPGLHTAAQIAGWAAVTEAVHQAGGRIVVQLAHHGRIAHPSLLPHGVRPLGPSAVTAASDARTTPDTLVPTVEPNAMSRVDISETLDDYAAAAEAALRAGFDGVELQGANGYLIHQFLSDNANQRTDAYGGSAENRIRFAVEAVRAVAGVVGAGRTALRLSPGSGYNDILELDPADSYGLLAERLGAGQGGESYAYLHVIEGPDPKLTRLLRERWSGALIVNPFTGDDPTDPATALARLDAGEADAVSFARLFAANPDLAERIRWGVAPAAPDPDTFHDGGATGYTDLARHDLVQKGPTHHE; via the coding sequence ATGAGTTCCTCGCCCACCCTGCACACCCCGCTGACCGCCGGAACGCTGGCGCTGGCCAACCGCGTCGTCATGGCCCCCATGACCCGCAACCGGGCCGACGCGGCGGGTGTCCCGACCGCCCTGATGGCGCGGTACTACGCCCAACGCGCCTCGGCCGGCCTGATCATCACCGAAGGCGCCCGGATCAGCCCCACCGGCCACGGCCCGGTGGGTCAGCCCGGTCTGCACACCGCCGCGCAGATCGCCGGCTGGGCTGCGGTCACCGAGGCCGTCCACCAGGCCGGCGGACGGATCGTGGTGCAGCTCGCGCACCACGGGCGGATCGCCCACCCCAGCCTGCTGCCGCACGGCGTCCGCCCGTTGGGGCCCTCGGCGGTGACGGCGGCCAGCGACGCGCGGACCACCCCGGACACCCTGGTGCCCACCGTCGAGCCGAACGCGATGTCCCGGGTGGACATCTCCGAGACCCTGGACGACTACGCGGCAGCCGCCGAGGCGGCGCTGCGGGCCGGCTTCGACGGCGTCGAGCTGCAGGGCGCCAACGGCTACCTGATCCACCAGTTCCTCTCCGACAACGCCAACCAGCGCACCGACGCCTACGGCGGCTCCGCCGAGAACCGGATCAGGTTCGCGGTGGAGGCCGTGCGGGCGGTGGCCGGCGTCGTCGGCGCCGGGCGCACGGCGCTGCGGCTGTCGCCCGGGTCCGGCTACAACGACATCCTGGAGCTGGACCCGGCCGACAGCTACGGCCTGCTGGCCGAGCGGCTCGGCGCCGGGCAGGGCGGGGAGTCGTACGCCTACCTCCACGTGATCGAGGGCCCCGACCCCAAGCTCACCCGCCTGCTGCGCGAGCGCTGGAGCGGCGCACTGATCGTCAACCCGTTCACCGGCGACGACCCCACCGACCCGGCCACCGCGCTCGCCCGGCTCGACGCGGGCGAGGCGGACGCGGTGAGCTTCGCCCGCCTGTTCGCCGCCAACCCCGACCTGGCGGAGCGGATCCGGTGGGGCGTGGCGCCGGCCGCCCCGGACCCGGACACCTTCCACGACGGTGGCGCCACCGGCTACACCGACCTCGCCCGGCACGACCTCGTACAGAAGGGCCCCACCCACCATGAGTGA
- a CDS encoding thermostable hemolysin, translating into MPRNSAHWLEAGELVRTTYANTYGAIVSPDPDAFIVATTQAADGVRRIAGCAGCSYASGTPFFSERYLDVPVETAIAERLGVPVDRSRVIEIGPLAGHGGAGREMIRLTPIIAWSIGMEYILCTVTDYLRTALQRVGITFTPLGVADPERLQPGQRDAWGSYYAGRPQTGFIELRALAPLFAEATGRYAFLDPEVGLLAEASAPREVVGGAGR; encoded by the coding sequence GTGCCCCGGAACTCCGCTCACTGGCTGGAAGCCGGCGAGCTGGTCCGCACCACCTACGCCAACACCTACGGGGCGATCGTCAGCCCCGATCCCGACGCCTTCATCGTCGCCACCACCCAAGCCGCGGACGGCGTGCGCCGGATCGCCGGCTGCGCCGGGTGCAGTTACGCCTCGGGGACACCGTTCTTCTCGGAGCGCTATCTGGACGTCCCGGTCGAGACCGCGATCGCCGAGCGCCTGGGCGTCCCGGTGGACCGCTCCCGGGTGATCGAGATCGGCCCGCTGGCGGGGCACGGCGGGGCCGGCCGGGAGATGATCCGGCTCACCCCCATCATCGCCTGGTCGATCGGCATGGAGTACATCCTGTGCACCGTCACCGACTACCTGCGCACCGCGCTGCAGCGGGTCGGGATCACCTTCACCCCGCTGGGCGTGGCCGACCCCGAGCGGCTGCAGCCCGGTCAGCGCGACGCCTGGGGCAGCTACTACGCCGGCCGGCCGCAGACCGGCTTCATCGAACTGCGCGCCCTGGCACCGCTGTTCGCCGAGGCCACCGGACGCTACGCGTTCCTGGACCCGGAGGTCGGACTGCTCGCCGAGGCGAGCGCACCCAGGGAGGTGGTCGGCGGTGCGGGCCGTTGA
- a CDS encoding O-methyltransferase — translation MSVLPARPGALGLDDPTVSSVLARLYADARQGDQRAMAHAFAEAAKLAAPPTPAETSALCADASLPVHPSTGQFLYTLARMLRPRTVVEFGTSFGTSAIQLAAALRDNGAGHLTGTELDGSKVAKARANLAEAGLADLVTVLAGDARDTLATVAGPVDLVLLDGWKELYLPVLTVLEPLLRPGTVIVSDNLPMLPQEFLAWIRDPARGYVSVELPLGDGVELTTWTGDAG, via the coding sequence ATGTCCGTCCTGCCCGCACGACCGGGCGCCCTCGGCCTCGACGACCCGACCGTGAGCTCCGTGCTCGCCCGGCTCTACGCCGACGCCCGCCAGGGCGACCAGCGCGCGATGGCGCACGCCTTCGCCGAGGCCGCCAAGCTCGCCGCCCCGCCCACCCCCGCCGAGACCAGCGCGCTGTGCGCCGACGCCTCGCTGCCCGTGCACCCGAGCACCGGCCAGTTCCTCTACACCCTGGCGCGGATGCTGCGCCCGCGCACCGTGGTCGAGTTCGGCACCTCCTTCGGCACCTCCGCGATCCAGCTGGCCGCCGCGCTGCGCGACAACGGCGCCGGCCACCTCACCGGCACCGAACTCGACGGGAGCAAGGTCGCCAAGGCCCGCGCCAACCTGGCCGAGGCGGGCCTGGCCGACTTGGTGACCGTGCTGGCGGGCGACGCCCGCGACACGCTGGCCACCGTGGCCGGACCGGTCGACCTGGTCCTGCTGGACGGCTGGAAGGAGCTCTACCTGCCGGTGCTCACCGTGCTGGAGCCGCTGCTGCGCCCCGGCACGGTGATCGTCTCCGACAACCTGCCGATGCTGCCGCAGGAGTTCCTGGCCTGGATCCGCGACCCGGCCCGCGGCTACGTCTCGGTCGAACTGCCGCTCGGCGACGGCGTCGAGCTCACCACCTGGACGGGGGACGCGGGATGA